In Candidatus Hinthialibacter antarcticus, the following are encoded in one genomic region:
- a CDS encoding phage tail family protein yields the protein MTRIGGFLFPTKATHVQSMMVEANSKVRKELRIRSLLRAASPRELDKRLQELQAAVEAFDCGKATLSLRPGEIHYGRRRSFELAPQRRSLAAGVDLLIWTNDRYARSETLHQLEGETYLSNAQASVFNRGNWSSPAQISIEAKSLIQTVTIETASETFTLTDVVNSGETLVVDSDNRAVGINGRNAFAASNQQFPMLEPGANTLQITLTPSSAEAQFQVAYRDVWV from the coding sequence ATGACGCGCATCGGCGGATTTTTGTTCCCAACAAAAGCCACTCATGTTCAAAGCATGATGGTGGAAGCCAATAGCAAGGTGCGAAAAGAACTTCGCATCCGCTCGTTGTTACGCGCGGCCTCGCCGCGTGAATTAGACAAGCGCTTGCAAGAATTACAGGCGGCGGTTGAAGCCTTCGACTGCGGCAAGGCGACGCTCAGTTTGCGTCCGGGTGAAATTCATTATGGGCGGCGTCGCTCGTTTGAACTTGCGCCGCAGCGTCGCAGCCTGGCGGCGGGCGTCGATCTGTTGATATGGACGAACGACCGCTATGCGCGCAGCGAAACCTTGCACCAACTTGAGGGCGAAACCTATTTATCGAACGCGCAGGCGTCGGTGTTTAATCGCGGCAATTGGAGCAGCCCTGCGCAGATTTCCATTGAAGCCAAATCGCTGATTCAAACCGTCACAATCGAAACGGCGAGTGAAACCTTCACGCTCACCGATGTTGTGAACTCTGGCGAAACCCTGGTGGTTGATTCAGACAATCGCGCAGTAGGCATCAACGGACGCAATGCGTTCGCCGCAAGCAACCAACAGTTTCCTATGTTGGAGCCGGGCGCCAACACGCTGCAAATCACGCTGACGCCGTCCAGCGCCGAGGCGCAATTTCAGGTCGCCTACCGCGATGTGTGGGTATAA